From the Micromonospora echinofusca genome, the window CGTGCGGACATCGAAGCGACGCTGGGCGGGATTGGATCGGTCGCCCGCCGACACCCTCTCCTGGTCGTGGTCGTCGCCACCACCGTTGGTCTCGTCGTGACGATGCGTCAGAACGAGCGTCGACCATGAGCGACGCCACCCTCGACACCCAACGCCACGGTGGCAGCCAGTACGCGGAGCTGTCGCGCGTGATCCGGCGCGCGGGCCTGCTCGATCGCCGGCGTCGTTACTACGCGCTGCGCATCGGCGCCCTCGGCGGGTGCTACGTCGGCGCGTGGACGCTGTTCGGGTGGCTCGGTGAGTCGTGGTGGCAACTGGGCGTCGCAGCCGCCCTGGCGGTGGTCTTCGCGCAGGCCGGGTTCATCGGTCACGACGCCGGTCACCGCCAGATCTTCCGTACCCGCCGCGCCAACGACCTGGTCGGCCTGGTGCACGGCAATCTCCTGATCGGCCTCAGTTACGGCTGGTGGATCGACAAGCACAACCGCCATCACGCGCACCCCAACACCGAGGGGCACGACCCGGACATCGTCGTCCGGCCGCTGTCGTTCACCCGGGAGCAGGCGCGGGGGCAGCGCGGGCCGGGCGCGGTGGTGGTCCGGTACCAGGCGTACCTGTTCTTTCCGCTGCTGCTGCTGGAGGGCCTGCACCTGCACGCCAACAGCGTCAAGGCGGTCGTCGGCCCGGGTCGGCTCAGGCGACGCCCCGTGGAGGCCGCGCTGCTGGCCCTGCACGTCGTCGGATACCTCGGGGCCGTGCTGCTCGTGCTGAGCCCGGCGCAGGCCGTCGCGTTCGTCCTCGTCAACCAGGGCCTGCTCGGGCTCTACCTCGGCAGCGCCTTCGCGCCCAACCACAAGGGCATGCCGATCCTCGCCGCCGACGACCGGCTCGACTACCTCCGACGCCAGGTGCTCACCTCCCGCAACGTGCGCGGCAACTGGTTCATCGACGCCCTGCTCGGCGGCCTGAACTATCAGATCGAGCACCACCTCTTCCCCAGCATGCCGCGCCCCAACCTCCGGCACGCCCGGCCACTGGTCCGCCAGTTCTGCGCCGACCACGACGTTCCCTACCACGAGACCAGCCTGACGCGTTCGTGGCGCCAGGTGCTGGGGCACCTGCACGGGGTCGGATCGGGTCGACGGGCCGACGACGCCGGCCTGGGCTGAGGCACGGACGCCTGCCGGGTCCCGCCGCGCCGGACGTCGCCGGCGAGGGCCCCGACTCGCCGGCGGGTCGGGGACGCCGATCACGCACACGCGTGGGGTCGGGTCCACCGCCTGTTCCTCGGGCCGCGTTGCCGAGGGTGTGTCCCGGGCCGGTCGACGGGCGCGGGATGCGCCGACATCCGTGCGGTGACGTACAGTTCCGGGTCGGACTTGGCGTGGGCCGGGAAGACACGGCGCGGAAACGGGACGAGACAGCGACGGCATGGCGGCGGACAAAATTACCGAAACCGGTCAAGACGGCATCGACCAGGGCCGGCTGGAGATCTGTCTCAGCGTCTTCGAGGCGTTGGAGGACCTTCCTCCCGATCACCCCGACGTGGTGCGCGTGCAGCGGGCCACGGCGAGGCTCTACAAGGTGATCAAGCAGCGCCGGCGCGAGGAGCGGCGCGACGCGATCGCGGCGGCGGACCGCGCGGTGACGGCCGCCACCGCCACCGGCGCCCCGGGCCGGATCGACGACGAGACCCAGGGGATCCCGCTCGCCTCCCCCACCGAGGGCACCACGGCCGGCTTCCTGCACAACCCGCGCGGCTGCTACGTCTGCAAGCAGCGCTACCACGAGGTGGACGCCTTCTACCACCAGCTCTGCCCGACCTGCGCGGCACTCAACCGGGAGCGCCGCGACGCCCGCACCAACCTGACCGGGCGGCGGGCGCTGCTCACCGGCGGCCGAGCCAAGATCGGCATGTACATCGCGCTGCGGCTGCTGCGCGACGGCGCGCACACCACGGTCACCACCCGGTTCCCGCACGACGCGGTGCGCCGGTTCGCGGCGATGCCCGACAGCGCGGAGTGGCTGCACCGGCTGCGGGTCGTCGGGATCGACCTGCGCGATCCCGCCCAGGTGATCGCGCTCGCCGACTCGGTCAGCAGCCAGGGCCCGCTCGACATCCTGATCAACAACGCGGCGCAGACCGTGCGGCGCAGCCCCGGGGCGTACGCGCAGCTCGTCGCCGCGGAGGCCGCGGCCCTGCCGGACGGTCCCCTGCCGGAGATCGTCACGTTCGCCAAGCCGGCCGGCGGGAGCGACCCGGCGGGCAGCCTGACCGCCGGGCCGCAGTCGACCCCGCTCACCCCGTACGCGCTCACGGCGCTCGCGCTGACCAGCGGCTCCGCCTCGCCGGAACGGATCGCGGCGGCCACCGCCATCGACGCCGGCGGCCTGGTGCCGGACCTCGACCCGGTCAACAGCTGGGTGCAGCGGGTGCAGGAGGTGGACCCGGTGGAGCTGCTGGAAGTGCAGCTGTGCAACGTGACGGCCCCGTTCGTGCTGGTCAGCCGCCTGCGGGCGGCGATGGCCGCGGCACCGGCGCGCCGCAAGTACGTCGTGAACGTCTCGGCGATGGAGGGCCAGTTCGGCCGCGGCTACAAGGGCCCGGGGCACCCGCACACCAACATGGCCAAGGCGGCGCTGAACATGCTGACCCGCACCAGCGCCCAGGAGATGCTGACCGACGGCATCCTGATGACCAGCGTCGACACCGGCTGGATCACCGACGAGCGTCCGCACCCGACGAAGATGCGGCTGGCGGACGCCGGCTTCCACGCCCCGCTGGACCTGGTCGACGGCGCGGCCCGGGTGTACGACCCGATCGTCCGTGGCGAGCAGGGCGAGGACCTGTACGGCTGCTTCCTGAAGGACTACGCGCCCTGCGCCTGGTGACCGGCACGCCCATCGATCGACACTATTGCCAACCGTCGATCCGCTGTGTAAAAGTTCTTCACTGATTTCATCCTCGTGTAAAAATTCTTCGAGGGAGACCGGATGAAGAGGACCACCACCTGGCTGATGAGCCTCGCCACCACGGCGGCGCTCACCACCGCGCTCGGATCGGCGGCCGCGGCGGAGTCGACGCCGGCCCCACCGCCGCAGCCGCAGCCCGTGGCGGTGTCGGCCGTCGGTCCGCAGCCCGGCACCTTCGTCGGTAAGGGCTTCGACACCTGCGCCGCCCCGTCGCAGTCGGCGATGAACGCCTGGCGGGCCAGCTCGCCGTATCGCGCGGTGGGCATCTACATCAGCGGTGCCAGCCGCACCTGCGCACAGCCCAACCTGACGGCGACCTGGGTCAGCAACCAGACCGCCAACGGCTGGCGGCTCATCCCCATCGAACTCGGCTACCAGGCGCCCTGCGGCACCCGCGCGCCGAAGATGTCCGCCGACCCCGCCACCGCGCGCTCGCAGGGCCGCACCGCCGCCGACAGCGCCGCCAACGCCGCGCAGGCGTTGGGCATCGGCGCCGGCAGCACCATCTACAACGACATCGAGCACTACCCGACCACCACGGCGTGCCGCGCCGCGGTGCTGTCGTTCCTGTCCGGCTGGGTCGACCGGTTGCACACCCGGGGCTACCTGGCCGGCATGTACTCCAGCGGATCCTCAGGGATCCGGGACGTCTGCCTGGAGTACAACAACGCGAGCTACACCAGGCTGGACCAGATCTGGATCGCCTGGTGGAACGGCGTGGCCGACACCGACGCCGGGAGCTACTGCTCCGACGCCTACTACGCCAACCACCAGCGGCTGCACCAGTACGCCGGCGACGTGACGGAGACCTGGGGCGGCGTGACGATGAAGATCGACCGCAACTACCTGGACGTCAGCACGTCCCAGCAGCCACCCCCGCAGCAGTGGAGCACCACCGTCGACAACACCACGTCGGGCCGGTTCACGGCGAGCACCAACTGGAGCACGTCGGCGTACTCCGGCAGCCGGTTCGGCACGGACTACCGCTTCGCGAACCCGACGTCGGCCAGCGACGTCGCCTGGTACCGGGCGAACATCCCGGAGACGGGGGCGTACGAGATCTCGGTCTGGTACCCGGCCGATCCCGGGTACAACGGCCAGACGCCGTACATCGTCGCCACCGCCTCGGGCAACCGGACGGTGCCGGTCGACCAGCGCGTCAACGGCGGTCGGTGGGTGTCGATCGGCGTGTTCACCCTCGCGGCCGGCGACGCCAACAAGGTCGGGGTGAGCCGCTGGACCAGTGGCAGCGGCTACGTGGTCGCCGACGCCGTACGCATCACCCGCGCGTGAGCGGAGTGCTACCCGGATCGACGCGTCGGTCCGGGTAGCACTCACCCAGCTCGATCTCGGCCCGTACGGCGAACTCGCGCAGCTTCGTCATCGCCTCGTCCGGCCCACCGGTGGCCTGCACCATCGCCGACTGGGCCAGGACGATCAGCGCCTCGACGGCCTCCTGCGGGCGGGGGTTGACCAGGGCCGCCACCTGGACCATGTCGTCGTCGAAGTAGGCCAGCAGGATCCGGCTCGCCAGCCCGATGGTCCGGGCGGTGTCCCGCGACAGATCACTCGCCTCGCCTGACGTCACGTTCCGCTCCTCCCCACGACACCGAGCGCCCCCGGCAGGAGCCCGGCCCGACCGCTGCCGGACATCCGCGCCGGTGCGGGCATCCCCACTCTGCACGGTGCACGCCACCGCCCCGGCGCGCGGCGGGGTGCCGCTGGCGGGCCGGGTTCCGCCGTCGGCGGGCGGGGCTGGGACGGTGCGGAGAAATCGATTGCCTGCCCTATAGGATCTCAGGCGGACACTCTCGGACGGCGGGTCGCGACGCACGGTGGCGCTCGCGCGTGTGGCCGCCTCCGGGGCCGACGCGGGACCGAGCGTACGACACCGACAGGGGCGGCCACATGACGACCATCTACGACGTGGCTCGGGTGGCCGAGGTCTCGGCGTCGACGGTGTCCAGGGTGCTCAACGGCCACTCGTCGGTGGATCCGGACCTGGCGGCGCGGGTACGCCAGGCGATGCTCGACCTGGACTACCGGCCCAACGCGGTGGCCCGCAGCCTGCGCCGGCAGCGCACCAGCCTCTGGGCGGTCATCATCTCCGACATCGGCAACCCGTTCTTCACCTCGCTGGTGCGCGGCATCGAGGACGTGGCGCAGGAGGCCGGCTTCTCCGTCGTGCTCTGCAACGGCGACGAGGACCCCGACAAGGAGACCCGCTACGTGACGGCGGCCCTGGCCGAACGCATGGCCGGGGTGATCATCTCGCCGTCGGGACCGGCCCTGATCAACCGGCTCACCGAGGCCGGGATGCCGGTCGTGGCCATCGACCGGCAGCCCCACGGGGTGGCCGTGGACACCGTCCTGGTCGACAACGTCCACGGCGCCGAGACGGCCACCGCCCACCTGGTCGACGGCGGCTACCGACGGATCGCCTGCATCACGGGGCCGCGCCGGATCTCCACCGCCGTGCAACGGCTGCGCGGCTACCAGCAGGCCCTGCGCGCGGCCGGCCGGAGCGTGCCGGAGGACATGGTCCGCTACGCCGACTTCCGCGAGGACGGCGGCTACCGGGCCATGGCGTCCCTGCTGGGCGCGGCCGAGCCGCCGGACGCGGTCTTCGTCACCAACAACCTGATGACCGTGGGCGCGATAAAGTGCCTGGTCGACAGGGGTGTCGCCGTGCCCGCCCGGTGCGGCGTGGTGGGGTTCGACGACATCCCCTGGGCCCACCTGGTGCGCCCCTCGCTGAGCACGGTCGCGCAGCCCACGTACGACCTGGGGCGGGCCGCGGCCTCGCTGCTCACCGAGCGGATCGCCAACCCCGCGAAGGCCGCCTCGACCGTCACCCTGCGGACCACCCTGCGGGTACGCGAGAGCTCGGTCCGCCCGCCGGGTGAGCCGGGCGGGCAGCCCACCGCCGAGCGGGGCGGGCTGCCCGCCCGAGCCCGCTGAACCCGCGCCGCCGGGCGCCCGGGATCACAGCGACACGTCGCCGCACAGGTGCACCCGCACCCCGAGCGCGTCGAGCATCGCGGCCTTGACCCGCAGGGCGCGGTCGGCGGCGTCGGCGTCGTCGGCGTAGACCACGTTGACGTGGTTGGCCCTGTGCCGGGCCATCAACTGGTCGCGGCCCACGCCGTGCAGGACGGCGT encodes:
- a CDS encoding fatty acid desaturase family protein, with product MSDATLDTQRHGGSQYAELSRVIRRAGLLDRRRRYYALRIGALGGCYVGAWTLFGWLGESWWQLGVAAALAVVFAQAGFIGHDAGHRQIFRTRRANDLVGLVHGNLLIGLSYGWWIDKHNRHHAHPNTEGHDPDIVVRPLSFTREQARGQRGPGAVVVRYQAYLFFPLLLLEGLHLHANSVKAVVGPGRLRRRPVEAALLALHVVGYLGAVLLVLSPAQAVAFVLVNQGLLGLYLGSAFAPNHKGMPILAADDRLDYLRRQVLTSRNVRGNWFIDALLGGLNYQIEHHLFPSMPRPNLRHARPLVRQFCADHDVPYHETSLTRSWRQVLGHLHGVGSGRRADDAGLG
- a CDS encoding SDR family NAD(P)-dependent oxidoreductase, with amino-acid sequence MAADKITETGQDGIDQGRLEICLSVFEALEDLPPDHPDVVRVQRATARLYKVIKQRRREERRDAIAAADRAVTAATATGAPGRIDDETQGIPLASPTEGTTAGFLHNPRGCYVCKQRYHEVDAFYHQLCPTCAALNRERRDARTNLTGRRALLTGGRAKIGMYIALRLLRDGAHTTVTTRFPHDAVRRFAAMPDSAEWLHRLRVVGIDLRDPAQVIALADSVSSQGPLDILINNAAQTVRRSPGAYAQLVAAEAAALPDGPLPEIVTFAKPAGGSDPAGSLTAGPQSTPLTPYALTALALTSGSASPERIAAATAIDAGGLVPDLDPVNSWVQRVQEVDPVELLEVQLCNVTAPFVLVSRLRAAMAAAPARRKYVVNVSAMEGQFGRGYKGPGHPHTNMAKAALNMLTRTSAQEMLTDGILMTSVDTGWITDERPHPTKMRLADAGFHAPLDLVDGAARVYDPIVRGEQGEDLYGCFLKDYAPCAW
- a CDS encoding glycoside hydrolase domain-containing protein, which produces MKRTTTWLMSLATTAALTTALGSAAAAESTPAPPPQPQPVAVSAVGPQPGTFVGKGFDTCAAPSQSAMNAWRASSPYRAVGIYISGASRTCAQPNLTATWVSNQTANGWRLIPIELGYQAPCGTRAPKMSADPATARSQGRTAADSAANAAQALGIGAGSTIYNDIEHYPTTTACRAAVLSFLSGWVDRLHTRGYLAGMYSSGSSGIRDVCLEYNNASYTRLDQIWIAWWNGVADTDAGSYCSDAYYANHQRLHQYAGDVTETWGGVTMKIDRNYLDVSTSQQPPPQQWSTTVDNTTSGRFTASTNWSTSAYSGSRFGTDYRFANPTSASDVAWYRANIPETGAYEISVWYPADPGYNGQTPYIVATASGNRTVPVDQRVNGGRWVSIGVFTLAAGDANKVGVSRWTSGSGYVVADAVRITRA
- a CDS encoding LacI family DNA-binding transcriptional regulator — encoded protein: MTTIYDVARVAEVSASTVSRVLNGHSSVDPDLAARVRQAMLDLDYRPNAVARSLRRQRTSLWAVIISDIGNPFFTSLVRGIEDVAQEAGFSVVLCNGDEDPDKETRYVTAALAERMAGVIISPSGPALINRLTEAGMPVVAIDRQPHGVAVDTVLVDNVHGAETATAHLVDGGYRRIACITGPRRISTAVQRLRGYQQALRAAGRSVPEDMVRYADFREDGGYRAMASLLGAAEPPDAVFVTNNLMTVGAIKCLVDRGVAVPARCGVVGFDDIPWAHLVRPSLSTVAQPTYDLGRAAASLLTERIANPAKAASTVTLRTTLRVRESSVRPPGEPGGQPTAERGGLPARAR